From Stenotrophomonas sp. SAU14A_NAIMI4_8:
GCCGCAAGCGCGATCTGTTCCCCGAACTGAGCGACTGCGACGACCGCGTGCTGAAGCTGGACATCCGCGCGCTCACCGCCTGGCTGGTGGAACGGCATACCGATTTCGGCTCGCTGCAGGCCTATTTCGACGGCTATTCCATTGCCGGCGATCGCCTGTCCACACTGCAGGTGCCGGCCGATATCCTGATGGCCCAGGACGATCCGGTCATTCCGTACTCCACCTTCGGCAACTGGCAGTTGCCGCAGCAGGCACGGCTGGAAACCGCGTGCTGGGGTGGCCACTGCGGGTTCCTGGAAAACTGGCGTGGCGATGGCTTCTCCGAACGCTGGGTGGCCCAGCGCCTGCGCCGGGTACTGGGCGGCTGAACCGGCAGCACCGCGCGGCCCGCTACAATGCGGGTTTGCACTTGAACCGGACCGCCATGCAAGACCAGATCATCCAGGCGCTGCGCCAGAACCAGGCCGACCAGGCCGTGCAGCTGGCCCAGGCGTGGACCCACGACGAACCGGGCCAGGCCCAGGCCCACCGCTGGCTGGCGCTTGCGCTGCAGCAGCAGGGCCAGCCGCAGGCCGCGCTGGACGCGCTGCAGCAGGCACTGCAACTGGCCCCCGACGACGCCCAGTTGCACCTGCAGCAGGCCGGGCTGCTGCTGGCCCTGCGCCAGTTCGACGGTGTTGACGATGCGCTGCTGCGCACCACCGACCTGAACCCGAACGCGTTCCCGGCCTATCTGATGCAGGCCCACCTGGCCATCAGCCGCAACGACTTCGATGAAGCGCAGCGCCTGTCCACCCTGGCCGGCCGGCTGGAGCCGGATCATCCGGAACTGCTGACCATCGACGGCATGGTGGCCCTGCGCCGCGGCGATGCCGACCGCGCGCTGGCCCTGCTGTCGGCCGCGGGCCAGGCCCTGCCGGATGACCCGCGCGTGCTGTACGCACTCGGCTTTGCCTACCTGGGCAAGGACATGCTGGCCTTCGCCGAACAGGCCTTCCGCCGCGTGCTGGTGTTGAACCCGGCCATCACCTCGCTGCATGGCCTGGTGGTGCAGCTGGCGCTGCGCCAGGGCAACCTGGACGCCGCCGCCGAGGCCATACAGGTCGCCCTGCAGCAGCCGTCGCTGGACGTGCCGCCGATGCGCCGGCTGGCCGGTGAACTGTCGCTGCGCAGCGGCCAGCCGCTGCAGGCACTGGAACACCTGCTGCCGCTGCTGGATTCCCAGCCCGAAGACCGCCAGGTGCTGCAGCTGCTGCTGATGGCCTGGCAGCGACTGGGCCGCGAGGAAGAAGCGCGCGCACGCCTGGATGCGGTGCTGGAGGCGAACGCTTCCCTGCACGACCCGTGGCTGGCCCGCCTGGCCGTGGAAGAAGTGGGCAGTGATGCCGCCGTGGCCGTGGTCGAGCGCTGGATCGCCGCCATGCCTGCGCACCTGCCGGCACTGGAAGCGCGCATGCGCCTGCACGACATGGCCGGCCAGCACGCCGAGGCCGAAGCCGTGGCCGAACGCATCGTGGCGCTGGAACCGGGCCGGGTGAGTGCGGAAACCCGCCTGATCGATGGCCTGATGCAGCGCGACCCCGACGCCGCCATTGCCCGTGTGCAGGCGCTGATCGGCCAGGCAGGCGAGGGCGCGCAGAGCGACCTGCGTACCTGGCTGGGCGAAGTACAGGACCGCGCCGGCAAGCCGGCCGATGCCCTGCGCACCTGGCTGGCCCTGCAGACCGAGCAGGCCCCGCAGCGCCTGCCGCTGCCGCCGCAGGCCAAGGCGCCGCCCAGCTGGCCGGCGCTGGCCGAGATTGACGAGGCAACGCGCCAGAGCGGTTCGGCGCCGATCTTCCTGTGGGGCGCACCGGGTTCGGGCGTGGAACGGGTTGCCACGGGTCTGGCGGCCGCCAGCCCGGTGCTGCGCAGCGATCGCTACACCAACACCCCGCCCGACGATGCCTTCCAGAACTACCACACCCTGCAGGACCTGGCGTCGGGCGTGCTGACCCCGGAACGCTTGGTGCAGCGCTGGCGCGAGCAGTTGCCGGCGCGTGGCGTGGAAGATGACACCATCATCGACTGGTTGCTGTGGTGGGACAACGCGCTGCTGTGGTCGCTGCGCCCGCAGTTGCCGCAGGGCCGCCTGCTGGTGGTGCTGCGCGACCCGCGCGACATGCTGCTGGACTGGGTGGCCTACGGCTCGGCCGCGCCGCTGGCGATGACCTCGCTGGCCGAGGCCGCCGAGTGGCTGGCGCGTGCGCTGGCCCAGGTGGCCAGCCTGCATGAGGACGATCTGTATCCGCACGTGCTGCTGCGCATCGATGCCATCGGCAATGACCCGCGCGCGATGGCGGCCATGCTGGAACAGTTGTTCGAGCGGCCGATGCCGGTGGCCCCGCAGCTGGGTGCACCGCGCCTCCCGCCGGGCCACTGGCGCGCCTACCGCGACGTGATGAGTGCCGCCTTCGCCCAGCTCACCCCGGTCGCGGTGCGCCTGGGTTACCCGGAAGAATAAGGAGAGCCTGATGCAACTGAGCAGCCACAGCCTGGTCAACGGCGCCCCGGTGCCGAGCGAATTCGCCGCCGGCGATGCGAACGGTTTTGCGCCGGACCGCAACCCGCACCTGGCCTGGAGCGAGGTGCCCGCCGGCACCCGTTCGTTCCTGCTGGTGTGCGTGGATCCGGATGTTCCCACCGTGCCGGAAACCGTCGGCCGCAGCGACATGACCGTGCCGCGCGACCAGCCGCGCTGCGATTTCGTGCATTGGGTGATGGCCGATATTCCGGCCGATGTGCACGAGATCGCCGCGGGCAGCTGCAGCGATGGCTTCGTGGTGAAGGGCAAGACCGCGCCCACCGGCCCGGTCGGCAGCCGCCAGGGCGTGAACGATTTCACCGGCTGGTTTGCCGGCAATCCGGACATGGCCGGCGATTACCTGGGCTACGACGGCCCGTACCCGCCGTTCAACGACGAGCGCGTGCATCGCTACTTCTTCCGTGTGTTTGCCCTGGACGTGGCCAGCCTGGACCTGCCGCAGCGCTTTACCGCGGCCGACGCCTACCGCGCCATGCACGGCCACGTGCTGGCCGAAGCCGCGCTGCACGGCACCTACACGCTGAACCCCGCGCTGTAAGCCCGACCGCGCCGTCGTAGAGTCGAGCTTGCTCGACTTGGCCCTCTGTAGAGTCGAGCCATGCTCGACTCGGCCCCTTGTAGAGTCGAGCCATGCTCGACTGCATGAGAAGCAGTCGAGCAAGCTCGACTCTACCCAGCAGCAGTCGAGCAAGCTCGACTCTACCCAGCAGCAGTCGAGCAAGCTCGACTCTACCCAGCAGCAGTCGAGCAAGCTCGACTCTACCCAGCAGCAGTCGAGCAAGCTCGACTCTACCAAGCAGCAGTCGAGCAAGCTCGACGCTACCAAGCAGCAGTCGAGCAAGCTCGACGCTACTTACTTCTTCTCGATGGCCGACTCGACCACCATGTCCAGCACATACGCCTGCGACGGTGCATCGGCCGGCGGGTTCTTCACTGCGTAGCGCTTCACCCGCACCACGTTGCGCACGCCGTCTTCATGGGTGTAGCCCTCGATGTTGCCGTAGAAGTTCTCGAACGCGCCCGGGGTGCCCTGCTTCAGGCCCTTGTCGTCGAACTTCACTTCGCGCACCTGCAGGCACTGGTAGTCCGGAATCAGCGGGTGCGAGCACTTGGCGGTCTTCGCTGCCACTTCCAGGAACACCGTTTCGCCCGGCCCGCCGTAGCGCGTTTCCGCGGTGGGTTCGGCCGCGAACACCAGCACATCGCCCTTGGCGGTGGTCAGGGTCAGGCTGCCGTCGGCACCCTGGGCGGTCTTCAGTTCACCCTGCAGGCGGCTCGACACGGCTTCATCCAGCGCCATCACCGCAGCGTCGGTGCAGGCCATCTGGGTCGATGCCATCGGGCTGATCGTCAGCGTGCCCTCGGCCAGGGTGTAGCTGCCGCCCATGCGGTTGCAGGTGTTGCTGATCGACACGCGGCCGTCGGCGAAATCCAGGGTGACCGGCGCGTCGCTGCGTGCGAACAGTGCATCGATGCGTGCGCCGTCGGCGCCAGTGGCCTGCTGCAGGCGCCAGTGCTGGCTCTGCAGGCGCTGCGCATCCAGATGGGCCACGGCCTTCTGGTCGCCGGCCTTGGCGGCCGCCGGGGCCAGGTCATCGCCGCCGGTGCCGGCCGGTGCGGTGGTCGGGGTCTGGCTGCAGGCGGCCAGCAGGGCCAGCGGCAGGAGCAGGGTAACGGTGCGCTTCATGGTGGATCTCCTTGGGAACCCGGATGCAAACGGATCACGGCCGGGCAGGGGGTTGGCCTGCCCCGGCGCCGTTCAGCTGCCGGACGGCAACCACAGCAGCAGCGCCGCGCCCAGCGCAATGCGATAGAGCGCGAACGCGGTGAAGCGGTGCGACTTGATATAGCCCAGCAGCCACTTCACTACGACGAAGCCGGTGATGACCGCGGCAACGAAGGCCACGCCCACGTCGGTCCAGTTCTCGCTGGCCAGCTTGCCTTCCTTGGCCAGTTCCAGGAACGCGTAGGCACTGGCGGCGAACATGGTGGGAATGCCCACCAGGAAGACGAATTCAGCGGCGGCCGCGCGCCGGCTCAGGCCCAGCAGCATGGCCAGGAAGATGGCCGATGCCGAACGCGAGGTGCCGGGGAACACGCCGGCCACCACCTGCGCCAGGCCCACGCCGATGGCCACGGTCCAGGTCACCTGGTCGCGGTCGGGCAGGCGCGTGGTGTAGGCCTCCACCAGCAGCATCCAGATGCCACCGATGATCAGCGCCCAGGCCACCGGGCTGACCGTTTCCGGCAGCTCCCAGCCCAGCATGCGCACCGGCAGGCCTACCACCGCGGTCACCAGGAACGCGGCGCCCAGCTTGAACACGTAGTCGCGGTTCTCGCGCTGGCCCAGGCCGGTGGCCAGTTGCCACAGGCGCTGGCGGAACACCAGCACTACCGCCACGATCGCGCCGGCCTGGATGATGATGTTGAAGAAATCCGAGCGCGGGCCCAGCCAGTGCTGGGCGATCAGCAGGTGGCCGGTGCTGGAGATCGGCAGGAATTCGGTCAGGCCTTCGAGGATGCCCAGCAGCAGGGCGGAGAGCAGGTCGTACATGGGCAGGGCAGGCACGTTCGGTGGCGGGAACAAGCCCGAGAGAATAGACCATCCCTGCCGCACCAAACGGGTGCGCGCGGGCGGCCGTGCACCCCTTTGGTGCGACCGGTCGTGCACCCCGCTGGGGCGTGCCATTGCAAATCAAGCAGTTGCGGCTACGAAAAAGTTGGCACGGTCATTGCTCTACCTCAGCAGGCATTCATTCCCACCCGAGGTCGTACCGATGTCCGTGGAAAACGTTGAGAAGCTGATCAAGGACAACCAGATCGAATTCGTCGATCTGCGTTTCGTGGATATGCGTGGCGTCGAACAGCACGTCACCTTCCCGGTCAGCATCGTCGAGCCGTCGCTGTTCGAAGAGGGCAAGATGTTCGACGGCAGCTCCATCGCTGGCTGGAAGGGCATCAACGAATCGGACATGGTCCTGCTGCCGGACCCGGCCAGCGCCTATGTCGATCCGTTCTACGCCGATCCGACCATCGTGATCAGCTGCGACATCCTCGACCCGGCCACCATGCAGCCGTACGGCCGCTGCCCGCGCGGCATCGCCAAGCGCGCCGAGGCCTACCTGAAGTCGTCGGGCATCGCCGAATCGGCGTTCTTCGGCCCGGAGCCGGAATTCTTCATCTTCGACGCCGTGCGTTTTGCCAATGAAATGGGCAACACCTTCTTCAAGGTGGAATCGGAAGAAGCGGCCTGGAACAGCGGCGCCAAGTACGACGGCACCAACAGCGGCTACCGCCCCGGCGTGAAGGGTGGCTACTTCCCCGTGCCGCCGACCGACTCGCTGCACGACCTGCGCGCTGAAATGTGCAAGACGCTGGAACAGGTCGGCATTGAAGTGGAAGTGCAGCACCACGAAGTGGCCACCGCCGGCCAGTGCGAAATCGGCACCAAGTTCAGCACCCTGGTGCAGAAGGCCGACGAACTGCTGCGCATGAAGTACGTCATCAAGAACGTGGCGCACCGCAATGGCAAGACCGTCACCTTCATGCCCAAGCCGATCGTCGGCGACAACGGCAGCGGCATGCATGTGCACCAGTCGCTGTCCAAGGGCGGCACCAACCTGTTCTCCGGCGACGGCTACGGCGGCCTGAGCCAGCTGGCGCTGTGGTACATCGGCGGCATCTTCAAGCACGCCAAGGCCATCAACGCCTTCGCCAACTCGGGCACCAACAGCTACAAGCGCCTGGTGCCGGGCTTCGAAGCCCCGGTCATGCTGGCCTACTCGGCCCGCAACCGTTCGGCCTCGTGCCGCATTCCGTGGGTGTCCAACCCGAAGGCGCGCCGTATTGAAATGCGCTTCCCCGATCCGATCCAGTCGGGCTACCTGACCTTCACTGCGCTGATGATGGCCGGACTGGACGGCATCAAGAACCAGATCGACCCGGGCGCACCGAGCGACAAGGATCTGTACGACCTGCCGCCGGAAGAAGAGAAGCTGATCCCGCAGGTCTGCTCCTCGCTGGACCAGGCGCTGGAAGCGCTGGACAAGGACCGCGAGTTCCTGAAGGCCGGCGGCGTGATGAGCGATGACTTCATCGACGGCTACATCGCGCTGAAGATGCAGGAAGTGACCAAGTTCCGCGCGGCCACCCACCCGCTGGAATACCAGATGTACTACGCCAACTGATTGGGCGGCGATGGCGGCGGGTACCCCTCCCACCCGTCGCCATCGCCTCCGATCTTCGCGGCTGGGGAGCCGCGTGGCGGGCCCCGTGCCCGCCTTGGTAGAGCGGACCGTTGGTCCGCTGATCCAGGGGCAAGAGAGACCGGACACGCGACATGGGCCGCCCTCCCTCCCGCGTCGGCCGTGCAAGGAGAGAGGCACGGCCGTCCCGGCCCCGTCCGTGTCCGGTGCAACAGCCACGGCCATCGCATCGATGGCCCGTGGTTGCCTGATGCCACCGCGCAACCGCGCCGTGGCCCCATCCACCATCGGGACATGCGCATGAAACTGATCTCCGCCATCATCCGACCGTTCAAGCTCGACGAGGTCCGCGAGGCCCTTTCCGACGCTGGCGTGTCTGGCATCACCGTGACCGAAGTGAAAGGCTTCGGCCGCCAGAAGGGCCACACCGAGCTGTATCGCGGCGCCGAGTACGTCGTCGATTTCCTGCCCAAGATCAAGATCGAAACCGTGGTCACCGACGAGCGTGCCGAAGCGGTGATCGAAGCGATCCAGAGTTCGGCAGGCACCGGCAAGATCGGCGACGGCAAGATCTTCGTCACCGCCGTCGAGCAGGTCATCCGTATCCGCACCGGCGAAATCGGCGCCGACGCGCTGTAAGCCCCCTTCCGGAGATTCCCCCATGAAGATGCGCCTTCTCGCCGGGTGGCAAGCCCGGTTCCATCTGGTGTGCCTGTTGATGCTGCTCAGCGCTCTGGCCGCTGGCGTCTGGCCGGGCGCTGCCCATGCCCAAGCCCAGGTCACCCCGCTGGCCAATGAAACCGTGGCCGTTGAACCGCTGCAGGCCCCAGCTGCGGCCGCACCGGTGGCCGCTGAAGCGGCTGCGCCGGCGTTCGACCACGGCGACGTGGCCTGGATGCTCACTTCCACCCTGCTGGTGCTGCTGATGGTGGTGCCGGGCCTGGCCCTGTTCTACGGCGGCCTGGTGCGTTCGAAGAACGTGCTGTCGGTGCTCAGCCAGATCCTGGTGGTGTTCTCGCTGGTGCTGCTGCTGTGGGTGGCCTACGGCTACAGCGCGGTGTTCAGCGCAGGCAACCCGTTCTTCGGTTCGTTCACCGAATTTGCCTTCCTGAAGGGCTTCACCCCGGATTCGGTCGGCAACACGCCCATCAAGGGCCTGCCCGATTACCTGTTCGTTGCCTTCCAGTCCACCTTTGCCGGCATCACCACCGCCCTGATCGTCGGCGCCTTCGCCGAACGCATCAAGTTCCGCGCGGTGCTGCTGTTCTCGGCACTGTGGTTCACCCTCAGCTACATCCCGATGGCGCACATCGTCTGGGGTGGTGGCTACCTGGGTGAAATGGGCGCGATCGATTTCGCCGGTGGCACCGTGGTGCACATCAACGCCGGCGTGGCCGGCCTGGTGGGCGCGTGGTTCCTGGGCAAGCGCCTGGGCTACGGGCAGACCGCGCTGAAGCCGCACAACGTGCCGTTCACCTATATCGGCGCGATGCTGCTGTGGGTGGGCTGGTTCGGCTTCAACGCCGGTTCCGCCGCTGCCGCCGACACCGTCGCCTCGCTGGCCTTCCTCAACACCGTGCTGGCCACTGCGGCGGCGGTGCTGGGCTGGACTCTGGTGGAGGCCATCACCAAGGGCAAGCCGTCGGCACTGGGCGCAGCGTCGGGTGCAGTCGCCGGCCTGGTCGGCATCACCCCGGCCTGCGGCACCGTCGGCCCGCTCGGCGCGATCGTGATCGGCTTCGTGGCCGGCGTGGTCTGCGTGTGGGGCGTTACCGGCCTGAAGCGCCTGCTGAAGGTGGACGACACCGCCGATGTGTTCGGTGTGCACGGCGTGGGCGGCATCGTCGGCGCCATCCTTACCGGTGTGTTCAGCGCGCAGTCGCTGGGCGGTACCAAGGCCGATCTGGATATCGGCCACCAGGTGTGGGTGCAGGTGGTCAGCGTTGGCCTCACCGTGGTCTGGTCGGCGGTGGTGACCGCGGCCATCCTGCTGCTGGTGAAGGTGGTCGTGGGCCTGCGCGTGACCGAAGAGGCCGAGCGTACCGGCCTGGATGTCACCTCGCATGGTGAATCGGCCTACGAGGCCTGATGCAATGGCGGGCGGCCTGCGAAGGTCGCCCGCCACAGCATCCACGCACGGCGTGGATCTACTCCGTGGGCATGCATCGTCGCGGCTGATCGCGCACAATCAGGGCATGTCCCCGATCCGCACGTCCCTTCTGCTGTCGGCCTGCCTGCTGCTGGCCGCCTGCGCGTCCACGCCGCAGGATGTCCGCAACCCGCTGGCTACGTGGGTGCCATCACCCAACCAGAATGCGCGTGGCCCGGTGGCCATCGTCATCCACCATACCGACCAGGAATCGGTGCAGCAGAGCCTGCACACACTGCGCACCGCCAACAGCGGCGGCCCGGTCAGCGCGCATTACCTGATCGGCGCCGATGGCCATCGCTACCAGCTGGTGGCCGATGCACGCCGCGCCTGGCATGCCGGCGCCGGCCGCTGGGGCACGCTCACCGATCTGAATTCCACGTCGATCGGCATCGAGCTGGACAACAATGGGCATACGCCGTTCACCGCAGCGCAGATCGACGCGCTCATCGTCCTGCTGCGCGATCTCACCACGCGCCTGAATATTCCGCCGCGGCAAGTGATCGGTCACGCCGATCTGGCTCCCACGCGCAAGGCCGATCCCAGCCGTTTCTTCCCGTGGCAGCAGCTGGCCGCCGCCGGTTTCGGCGTGTGGCCGCGCGCCAGCGATGGCCCCGCACCGGACGGCTTCGACGCGTGGAACGCGCTGGCCCGTTTCGGCTACCCGCTGGACGATCGCGAAGCGGCTGTCGCCGCGTTCCATCGCCGTTTCCGTGGCAGTGACGATCTGCCGAAGACGCTGGACGCCGAAGACGCCCGCATCCTGCATTCGCTGCTGCTGCAGACGCCGTAAGCCGGTAGCGCCGGGCCATGCCCGGCGAGCGCGCAGCGCGGGATCCGCTTTCCGCCGGGCATGGCCCGGCGCTACCGAAGGTTGCTCCGCCACCATCGGCCCCACTACATTGCGACGATGATCACTGTTACGTCGTCACCGCGCGCACTCCTCCTCCTGCTTGGCGCCGCCGTGCTGGCCGGTTGCTCCACCACCAGCCCCCGTCCCGAAGCCCCTGCCGCAGCAAAGCCGGCCGCCACCTACGCCAAGGCCGACTGGAATGCGTTGCCGGTCGTTTCCGATACCGACCTGCTGGCCGGCTTCAGCGCCTGGCGCAGCAGCTGCAGCCGCCTGAAGAACGATGCGGTCTGGGCACGACCCTGCACGACCGCAGCCACGGTGTCCGACAAGGACCCGGCCGCCATCCGCGCCTTCCTGCAGCGCGATCTGCAGGTCTATGCACTGCGCGCCGGCGGCCACCGCGAACAGGGCCTGATCACCGGCTACTACGAACCCATCTACAGCGGCAGCCTGACCCGCACCGCGACCGCCACCGTGCCGGTGTATGGCACGCCCGACGACCTGGTGGTGGTGCAGCTGGACAGCCTGTACCCGGAACTGAAGGGCAAGCGTCTGCGTGGCCGCCTGGACGGCAAGGTGCTCAAGCCCTATGACGATGCCGGCACCATCGCCAGCAAGGGCGCCAAGGCCCCGGTGTTGGCCTGGTTGACCGACCCGATGGACCTGCAGCTGCTGCAGATCCAGGGCTCGGGCCGGGTGCGCCTGGCCGATGGCAGCCAGGTGCGGCTGGCCTACGCCGAACAGAACGGCCACCCGTACCGCGCCATCGGCCGCTGGCTGGTGGACCAGGGCGCGCTGAAGAAGGAAGACGTGACCATGGACGCGATCCGCGCCTGGGCCCGGGCCAACCCGGCGCGCGTGCCCGAACTGCTGCGCAGCAACCCCAGCTACGTGTTCTTCGTGCGCAACCCCGACAGCCCGGAAGGCCCGCGCGGTTCGTTGAACGTACCGCTCACCGCCGGCTACAGCGTGGCGGTGGACCGCAGCGTGGTGCCGCTGGGCAGCCTGCTGTGGCTGTCCACCACGCGCCCGGATGGCAGCCCGGTGGTGCGCCCGGTGGCCGCGCAGGACACCGGCGGCGCCATTGCCGGCGAAGTGCGTGCCGACCTGTACTGGGGGAGCGGCGACGCCGCCGGCAAGCTGGCCGGCGACATGAAGCAGCAGGGCCGCATCTGGCTGCTGTGGCCGAAGGGCGCCGCCCTGCCGAACTGACCCGGCCGGGGTCGGATCCCTTGCCGCAGGCAAGGGCTCTGACCCCGGATGCCTGATAATGGCGCCATTCCGAACTGTCCGGCCCCCGCCAATGAAGAACGTCAAAAGCCACACCACCAAGAAGTACTACAAGCACTGGGCCGAATCGGGCCTGGGCAAGGGCAACGTGCTGATGGAAGCCCGCGGCGAGAAGATCGTGCGCCAGGTGGAAATCTACGGCACCAAGCTGGTCTGGGCCGACGAGCACGGCCAGAGCGACGACCGCTTCGTGCTGGCCGACCAGCCCGTCTCGTTCCTGGATTTCGACGAAGACGACGAAATCAGCGCCCGTGAATTCGAAAGCGCCTGGAAGAAGGCCCGCGAAGCCACCGGCTACCCGGTCTAACCCACCCGCCCTTGTAGAGTCGAGCCATGCTCGACTGGCATCTCCGTAGAGTCGAGCTTGCTCGACTGCTCCTGGCAGCGGCAGTCGAGCAAGCTCGACTCTACCGGGCTCACGGGTGAAATGTTATAGAATTACATTTTGCCCGCACCCTTCCACCCCCATGAAGACCCCCACCCTGGTCGCTGCCCTCGCGGCCGCCCCCTTCGCCCCCGATGCCTTCGCGCAATCGGCCGACGCCGCGCTCACCCTGGGCAAGGTCGACGTGCACCAGCACAGCGAAGGCCAGTTGAGCGCGCACCAGGTGCTGACCTCGGTGGACGTGCTGGGCGCAGACCAGATCGAAGACCGCAACGTCTCGCACAGCTGGGAACTGCTGGGGCAGATGCCGGGCATCCAGCTCACCGAAACCCGGCAGGGTGCCGAATCGGGCAAGGTCAGTTTCCGCGCCTTCAACGGCGAGGGCTACCTCAACGCCATCAAGACCCTGATCGACGGCATTCCCAGCAACGTCAACAGCGGCAACCAGCGCTTCATCGACATGCTGTTCCCGCTGGAAATCAGCTACATCGAAGTAGTGCGCGGCACCAACGACCCGCGCTACGGGCTGCACAACATCGGCGGCAACGTGAACTTCGGTACCCGCCAAGGCGGCAACTACACCGACGCGCGGCTGGCCTACGGCAGCTACAACACCCGCGATGCGCAGCTGGCCATCGGCCGTGAAAGCAACGGCTTTGCACAGAACTACTTTGTCGGCCAGCAGGCCAGCGATGGCTACCGCGACCACGACACCTCGAAGAAGTACGCGCTGGGCGGCAAGTGGTTCTACGGTTCGCTGGAAGACGGCCTGCGCGTGGGTTTGACCGCGCGCGCCTACCACCACGAAGCCGACGAACCGGGCTTCATGACCGCCGAGGAACTGCGCACGCACCGTCGTGGCATCGACCTGCGCAATGCCAACGATGGCGATGACCGTGACATGCGGCAGATCGCCGCGCACCTGGATCTGGCGCTCAGCGATGCGCTCAGCTTCGGCACCCGCCTGTACTACAACCGCTACGAAGACGACCGCCGCGTCACCTTCAGCGACCTGCCCAGCGGCAACCTGCCGCGCCAGCGCCGCGTGTGGGATGAGCGCCAGGCCGGCCTGATCAGCACGCTTACCTGGCAGGCCGCGCCCGTGCTCACCGTCGAAGCTGGCCTGAACTACGAACAGCAGGACAACGGCTACATCCGCGAGCGTTACAGCTACGCCGAGCCCACCGACTTCAGCGTGGCGCCGGCGCGGGTGCAGAACAACGACCGCCACAGCTTCGACAACTGGGGCGCCTACGTGCAGGCCATCTACCAGCCAAACGATGCGTGGAAGATCGTGCCGGCCTACCGCGTGGACCGCTTCAGCGGCCGCACCCGGCTGATGGATGGCAGCACCGGCCGCCTGCAGGATTACGGCAGCATCGGCCAGCCCAAGCTGAGCG
This genomic window contains:
- a CDS encoding tetratricopeptide repeat protein; the protein is MQDQIIQALRQNQADQAVQLAQAWTHDEPGQAQAHRWLALALQQQGQPQAALDALQQALQLAPDDAQLHLQQAGLLLALRQFDGVDDALLRTTDLNPNAFPAYLMQAHLAISRNDFDEAQRLSTLAGRLEPDHPELLTIDGMVALRRGDADRALALLSAAGQALPDDPRVLYALGFAYLGKDMLAFAEQAFRRVLVLNPAITSLHGLVVQLALRQGNLDAAAEAIQVALQQPSLDVPPMRRLAGELSLRSGQPLQALEHLLPLLDSQPEDRQVLQLLLMAWQRLGREEEARARLDAVLEANASLHDPWLARLAVEEVGSDAAVAVVERWIAAMPAHLPALEARMRLHDMAGQHAEAEAVAERIVALEPGRVSAETRLIDGLMQRDPDAAIARVQALIGQAGEGAQSDLRTWLGEVQDRAGKPADALRTWLALQTEQAPQRLPLPPQAKAPPSWPALAEIDEATRQSGSAPIFLWGAPGSGVERVATGLAAASPVLRSDRYTNTPPDDAFQNYHTLQDLASGVLTPERLVQRWREQLPARGVEDDTIIDWLLWWDNALLWSLRPQLPQGRLLVVLRDPRDMLLDWVAYGSAAPLAMTSLAEAAEWLARALAQVASLHEDDLYPHVLLRIDAIGNDPRAMAAMLEQLFERPMPVAPQLGAPRLPPGHWRAYRDVMSAAFAQLTPVAVRLGYPEE
- a CDS encoding YbhB/YbcL family Raf kinase inhibitor-like protein, whose amino-acid sequence is MQLSSHSLVNGAPVPSEFAAGDANGFAPDRNPHLAWSEVPAGTRSFLLVCVDPDVPTVPETVGRSDMTVPRDQPRCDFVHWVMADIPADVHEIAAGSCSDGFVVKGKTAPTGPVGSRQGVNDFTGWFAGNPDMAGDYLGYDGPYPPFNDERVHRYFFRVFALDVASLDLPQRFTAADAYRAMHGHVLAEAALHGTYTLNPAL
- a CDS encoding META and DUF4377 domain-containing protein, encoding MKRTVTLLLPLALLAACSQTPTTAPAGTGGDDLAPAAAKAGDQKAVAHLDAQRLQSQHWRLQQATGADGARIDALFARSDAPVTLDFADGRVSISNTCNRMGGSYTLAEGTLTISPMASTQMACTDAAVMALDEAVSSRLQGELKTAQGADGSLTLTTAKGDVLVFAAEPTAETRYGGPGETVFLEVAAKTAKCSHPLIPDYQCLQVREVKFDDKGLKQGTPGAFENFYGNIEGYTHEDGVRNVVRVKRYAVKNPPADAPSQAYVLDMVVESAIEKK
- a CDS encoding undecaprenyl-diphosphate phosphatase; the encoded protein is MYDLLSALLLGILEGLTEFLPISSTGHLLIAQHWLGPRSDFFNIIIQAGAIVAVVLVFRQRLWQLATGLGQRENRDYVFKLGAAFLVTAVVGLPVRMLGWELPETVSPVAWALIIGGIWMLLVEAYTTRLPDRDQVTWTVAIGVGLAQVVAGVFPGTSRSASAIFLAMLLGLSRRAAAAEFVFLVGIPTMFAASAYAFLELAKEGKLASENWTDVGVAFVAAVITGFVVVKWLLGYIKSHRFTAFALYRIALGAALLLWLPSGS
- the glnA gene encoding type I glutamate--ammonia ligase, with amino-acid sequence MSVENVEKLIKDNQIEFVDLRFVDMRGVEQHVTFPVSIVEPSLFEEGKMFDGSSIAGWKGINESDMVLLPDPASAYVDPFYADPTIVISCDILDPATMQPYGRCPRGIAKRAEAYLKSSGIAESAFFGPEPEFFIFDAVRFANEMGNTFFKVESEEAAWNSGAKYDGTNSGYRPGVKGGYFPVPPTDSLHDLRAEMCKTLEQVGIEVEVQHHEVATAGQCEIGTKFSTLVQKADELLRMKYVIKNVAHRNGKTVTFMPKPIVGDNGSGMHVHQSLSKGGTNLFSGDGYGGLSQLALWYIGGIFKHAKAINAFANSGTNSYKRLVPGFEAPVMLAYSARNRSASCRIPWVSNPKARRIEMRFPDPIQSGYLTFTALMMAGLDGIKNQIDPGAPSDKDLYDLPPEEEKLIPQVCSSLDQALEALDKDREFLKAGGVMSDDFIDGYIALKMQEVTKFRAATHPLEYQMYYAN
- a CDS encoding P-II family nitrogen regulator → MKLISAIIRPFKLDEVREALSDAGVSGITVTEVKGFGRQKGHTELYRGAEYVVDFLPKIKIETVVTDERAEAVIEAIQSSAGTGKIGDGKIFVTAVEQVIRIRTGEIGADAL
- the amt gene encoding ammonium transporter, coding for MKMRLLAGWQARFHLVCLLMLLSALAAGVWPGAAHAQAQVTPLANETVAVEPLQAPAAAAPVAAEAAAPAFDHGDVAWMLTSTLLVLLMVVPGLALFYGGLVRSKNVLSVLSQILVVFSLVLLLWVAYGYSAVFSAGNPFFGSFTEFAFLKGFTPDSVGNTPIKGLPDYLFVAFQSTFAGITTALIVGAFAERIKFRAVLLFSALWFTLSYIPMAHIVWGGGYLGEMGAIDFAGGTVVHINAGVAGLVGAWFLGKRLGYGQTALKPHNVPFTYIGAMLLWVGWFGFNAGSAAAADTVASLAFLNTVLATAAAVLGWTLVEAITKGKPSALGAASGAVAGLVGITPACGTVGPLGAIVIGFVAGVVCVWGVTGLKRLLKVDDTADVFGVHGVGGIVGAILTGVFSAQSLGGTKADLDIGHQVWVQVVSVGLTVVWSAVVTAAILLLVKVVVGLRVTEEAERTGLDVTSHGESAYEA
- a CDS encoding N-acetylmuramoyl-L-alanine amidase produces the protein MSPIRTSLLLSACLLLAACASTPQDVRNPLATWVPSPNQNARGPVAIVIHHTDQESVQQSLHTLRTANSGGPVSAHYLIGADGHRYQLVADARRAWHAGAGRWGTLTDLNSTSIGIELDNNGHTPFTAAQIDALIVLLRDLTTRLNIPPRQVIGHADLAPTRKADPSRFFPWQQLAAAGFGVWPRASDGPAPDGFDAWNALARFGYPLDDREAAVAAFHRRFRGSDDLPKTLDAEDARILHSLLLQTP